A stretch of [Limnothrix rosea] IAM M-220 DNA encodes these proteins:
- the pilM gene encoding type IV pilus assembly protein PilM, which translates to MLDFLKNILKPKSSGIGIEISAERLNIVQLKKQGQIYKLANCISEEVPEGIFEEGKIVDSPALAELIQDTLAAHNITAQKVAAAVPMREAIIRLIPIPAELDDAELRDMVLNHEAGLYLPYPREEVDLDYQKLGFFQDEDGIDKVQVLLVATRQEVTDSYYDTFHQAGLQIDVLEINSFSLIRTIREQLRQFSSQEAVVLVDVEFDCTEIAIVVDGVPQFSRTVPIGTFQLQSALSRAMSLPASRNIELLQGMTIPNTPVEGVRTGATGINPGMAALLRVLGELADELRRSIDFYLNQSAELEVAQLLLAGPGGGIGQLDEFFTQRLSIPTLQIDPFEALSIETEDDIPQVQKPALGTALGLGLREV; encoded by the coding sequence ATGTTAGATTTTCTCAAAAACATCCTAAAGCCAAAAAGTAGTGGCATCGGGATAGAAATCTCTGCCGAGCGGCTGAATATTGTTCAGTTAAAAAAGCAAGGACAAATCTACAAACTTGCCAACTGTATTAGCGAAGAAGTCCCAGAAGGCATTTTCGAAGAAGGCAAAATTGTTGACTCCCCCGCCCTCGCCGAATTAATCCAAGACACCCTCGCCGCTCACAATATCACCGCTCAGAAAGTTGCCGCAGCAGTACCAATGCGCGAAGCAATTATCCGACTTATCCCCATTCCAGCCGAACTAGATGACGCAGAGTTAAGGGATATGGTCTTAAACCACGAAGCAGGTTTGTATTTACCCTATCCCCGCGAAGAAGTTGATCTCGACTATCAGAAGCTCGGATTTTTCCAAGACGAAGACGGCATTGATAAAGTACAAGTTCTTCTCGTGGCTACTCGCCAAGAAGTCACCGACTCCTACTACGACACCTTCCATCAGGCTGGTTTACAAATCGATGTTTTAGAGATTAATAGTTTTTCCCTCATCCGCACGATTCGTGAGCAACTCCGACAATTTAGTTCCCAAGAAGCCGTTGTCCTCGTTGACGTTGAGTTTGACTGTACAGAAATTGCCATTGTCGTTGATGGTGTACCGCAATTCTCCCGGACAGTGCCCATAGGGACTTTCCAACTGCAGAGTGCTTTATCACGGGCGATGAGTCTACCGGCATCTCGTAATATTGAACTCTTGCAAGGTATGACAATTCCCAATACCCCCGTTGAAGGAGTGCGTACAGGTGCAACCGGCATTAATCCCGGGATGGCGGCCTTGCTGCGGGTACTAGGCGAACTCGCTGATGAGTTGCGACGCTCCATTGATTTTTACTTAAATCAGAGTGCAGAACTCGAAGTTGCCCAGCTCCTGCTCGCTGGACCCGGCGGCGGTATTGGTCAGCTAGACGAGTTTTTCACCCAGCGTTTAAGCATTCCAACGTTACAAATTGATCCGTTTGAAGCTTTATCCATTGAAACGGAAGATGATATTCCGCAGGTACAAAAACCGGCCTTGGGCACAGCACTCGGACTGGGATTAAGGGAGGTTTAG
- a CDS encoding HAD family hydrolase: MRLISDFDGVIIDLSERYYHVYRWSLAQIAAPEQPITPLTKAEFWQLKRTQTPRPEIGLKSGLTEAQIPKFIELRNDHAHALENMVHDKIIDGSVEALQTAKELGWEIMTVTMRRASELQKVMDLNPVLNDLIPGDRRFTKSDRAERERDIDLKPILLDETLLQLPPADIAWMVGDTEADIRSARACNIPIISVLSGIRDRQILESFKPDYIAENLLEAVQLIQTKL, translated from the coding sequence ATGCGCTTAATTTCAGATTTTGATGGCGTTATCATAGATTTATCGGAACGTTATTACCATGTTTATCGCTGGTCATTGGCGCAAATCGCGGCACCAGAGCAACCCATTACTCCCCTCACCAAAGCCGAATTTTGGCAGCTCAAGCGAACCCAAACACCTCGACCAGAGATTGGCTTAAAATCTGGGCTAACCGAGGCGCAAATCCCAAAATTTATTGAGCTACGCAATGATCATGCCCATGCCCTCGAAAATATGGTGCACGATAAAATCATTGATGGCTCTGTGGAAGCGCTACAAACGGCAAAGGAGCTTGGCTGGGAAATTATGACGGTCACAATGCGTCGCGCTAGCGAGCTGCAAAAGGTGATGGATTTAAACCCAGTCCTCAATGACCTCATTCCGGGCGATCGCCGCTTCACCAAGTCTGACCGAGCTGAACGGGAACGCGATATTGACCTAAAGCCCATTTTGCTCGACGAAACTTTATTGCAATTACCTCCAGCTGATATTGCTTGGATGGTCGGTGATACCGAAGCCGATATTCGGTCTGCCCGTGCTTGTAATATTCCGATTATCTCCGTGTTATCTGGTATTCGCGATCGCCAGATCCTCGAATCATTTAAACCCGACTACATTGCCGAAAACCTTTTAGAAGCAGTACAACTTATCCAAACAAAACTGTAA
- a CDS encoding PilN domain-containing protein: MYSLDINFLSDRQLNGENSAALEKSSSKSIAPNGQEPAPLVAGGIVAAVCLAAVGFLFWNASKVKADTQEEIIVVDQEIQQIDAQNAKVNALQSRVAVLKDQSVAFVEVLQTKIKPWAAVLQEISDLTPSGLQLSSFEQTDGQVLVRGYSQNFTDVNDLTINLQASPLFVSEEVYIVSANLIDNPAVLEFSRPVESVEMPKVVEYTIAVTLKELTDAEIIQTLEEQGARGMAERLKTSF; this comes from the coding sequence ATGTATAGCCTAGATATTAATTTTCTGAGCGATCGCCAACTGAATGGTGAAAATAGCGCAGCACTAGAAAAATCATCATCTAAATCCATTGCTCCCAATGGTCAAGAGCCAGCTCCTTTAGTTGCTGGGGGCATTGTGGCAGCGGTTTGCTTAGCTGCAGTGGGTTTTCTCTTTTGGAATGCCTCCAAAGTGAAGGCCGATACCCAAGAAGAAATTATTGTCGTTGATCAAGAAATCCAACAGATCGATGCTCAAAATGCAAAGGTTAATGCCCTACAAAGCCGGGTCGCTGTGCTCAAGGATCAAAGTGTTGCCTTTGTTGAGGTTTTACAGACGAAGATTAAGCCTTGGGCGGCCGTGCTTCAAGAAATTAGCGACCTCACACCTTCTGGTTTACAACTTAGTTCTTTTGAGCAAACCGATGGCCAAGTTTTAGTACGTGGCTATTCCCAAAACTTCACCGATGTTAATGATCTAACGATCAACTTACAGGCTTCGCCATTGTTTGTTTCTGAAGAAGTTTATATTGTCAGCGCCAACCTAATTGATAATCCCGCGGTCCTCGAATTTTCTAGACCTGTCGAATCCGTTGAAATGCCCAAAGTTGTGGAATATACAATTGCTGTGACTTTGAAGGAATTAACCGACGCTGAAATTATTCAAACCTTAGAGGAGCAGGGAGCGAGAGGTATGGCGGAAAGATTAAAAACAAGTTTTTAA
- a CDS encoding secretin N-terminal domain-containing protein, translating to MNIKPYSGLVAGAITSFVALSPAYSANIRQLVDLDIRPAGDGLEVQFAIAGESDEIPQVFTISRDNQTITDILNTTLDLGDRQTFAQRNPMPGIEAIEIIQLDPESVRIIATGQGEAPTGEVLSRDKSSVIFSYTPKAAATTSDNVLIAQAEEPNENDVTPAEIDNTTAEPEILFPDPQIPREGKPSPTTTENLLRPSAPIPPFLPRASAPPVGDIAVSTIDTSFPNYVDLGTASVVPRLVLKEAPTQDVLTLLARSAELNLVFADDITDKNISLDLENEPVQDVFNYVLMLSDLDATMRGRTIFVGTELPNAISPKVTRSFRLNQADVVEAQAYLESAGTDENGLLPNIQILTDERLNSITVTGEPKVIEIASNFLTQLDARKRQVAVNVKILDVTLSGNRSISSDIKLLLEDRVGISAGDGIILSPNDLSRTSSVFGEFNPNAITVEQGNDSSISLGEQLDAFDSSTPDDAIFVGNIEQAIGVASAIDPSFSPIDIDALGIDPNQVVAVLQDVSTTTSTVNGVTSTIRNVTARLEGLGNRSVSPTRGTNFVGQLVAGLLRNSTSKIIADPTLIIQEDETANIDLTEDIVVGTRQIEITNNDGDVIGAGEEPVIDEVGLQVQVEVAGIDDNGFISMNIEPSISSIAGSEEVDGEPVTLKRESKLTSGLVRLRDDQTLILAGVIDERDLVETSKVPLLGDIPILGSLFRSTNRLNSRRELLFIITPQIVDDSQNATWGYGYVPSETARELLGNENFPTDDD from the coding sequence GTGAACATAAAACCCTATTCTGGATTGGTAGCTGGAGCTATAACAAGCTTTGTCGCTCTATCGCCTGCTTACTCAGCCAACATACGCCAGTTGGTTGATCTAGATATCCGACCCGCAGGTGACGGTTTAGAGGTGCAATTTGCGATCGCCGGGGAAAGTGATGAAATTCCTCAAGTTTTCACGATTAGCCGTGATAACCAGACAATTACAGATATTCTCAACACAACATTAGATTTAGGCGATCGCCAAACCTTTGCCCAGCGGAATCCAATGCCCGGGATTGAGGCGATTGAAATCATACAACTCGACCCAGAAAGCGTCAGAATTATTGCCACAGGACAAGGTGAAGCCCCCACAGGAGAAGTCCTAAGCCGTGACAAATCGAGCGTCATCTTCAGTTACACACCGAAAGCCGCAGCCACCACAAGCGACAATGTCTTAATTGCCCAAGCCGAAGAACCAAACGAAAATGATGTAACACCAGCAGAAATTGACAATACAACAGCAGAACCAGAAATTCTCTTTCCTGATCCCCAAATCCCAAGGGAAGGTAAGCCCAGCCCAACAACAACAGAAAACTTACTACGACCATCCGCTCCCATCCCCCCCTTTCTCCCCCGTGCTAGTGCGCCACCAGTAGGAGATATCGCCGTTTCAACCATTGATACCTCCTTTCCGAATTACGTTGATCTCGGTACCGCTTCCGTTGTTCCGCGCCTTGTCCTCAAGGAAGCACCAACACAAGATGTTTTGACGCTACTGGCCCGTTCTGCTGAACTCAACCTTGTTTTTGCCGACGACATTACGGATAAAAATATCTCCCTTGATCTTGAAAACGAGCCAGTTCAAGATGTCTTTAACTATGTATTGATGTTGTCCGATCTTGACGCAACCATGCGCGGCCGGACGATTTTTGTCGGTACAGAGTTACCAAACGCTATTTCTCCGAAAGTCACCCGAAGCTTCCGCTTGAACCAAGCCGATGTTGTAGAAGCCCAAGCTTATCTGGAAAGTGCTGGTACCGACGAAAATGGTTTACTACCAAATATACAAATCCTGACCGACGAACGCCTCAATTCTATTACCGTTACTGGAGAGCCCAAAGTTATTGAAATTGCCAGTAACTTCCTCACTCAGCTCGACGCGAGAAAACGTCAAGTTGCAGTTAACGTCAAGATCCTCGATGTGACCTTAAGTGGTAATCGCTCGATTTCATCTGATATTAAGCTGCTATTGGAAGATCGTGTTGGTATCAGTGCAGGAGACGGCATCATTCTGTCCCCTAATGATTTGTCAAGAACCTCTTCTGTTTTTGGAGAATTTAATCCCAACGCCATTACGGTCGAGCAGGGTAATGACAGTAGCATTTCGCTGGGTGAGCAGTTAGATGCTTTCGATAGCAGCACACCAGATGACGCTATTTTTGTTGGCAACATTGAGCAGGCGATCGGCGTTGCTAGTGCAATTGATCCTAGCTTTTCTCCCATAGATATTGATGCACTAGGGATTGACCCAAATCAAGTTGTTGCGGTACTGCAAGATGTTTCTACGACGACATCAACGGTCAATGGTGTCACAAGCACGATACGTAATGTCACTGCTCGCCTTGAAGGTTTAGGTAATCGCAGTGTTTCACCAACGCGTGGCACTAATTTTGTTGGGCAGCTGGTTGCTGGTCTATTACGGAATAGCACTTCAAAGATCATCGCCGATCCGACGTTGATTATCCAAGAGGATGAGACTGCAAATATTGATCTCACGGAAGATATTGTCGTTGGTACTAGACAAATTGAGATTACAAACAACGATGGTGATGTAATCGGTGCTGGTGAAGAGCCTGTCATTGATGAGGTTGGTCTTCAGGTGCAAGTTGAAGTCGCTGGCATTGATGATAATGGTTTCATCTCAATGAACATTGAGCCGTCAATCTCTAGCATTGCGGGTAGTGAGGAGGTTGATGGTGAGCCGGTGACTCTCAAGCGTGAGAGCAAGCTGACTTCTGGCTTGGTGCGTCTCCGTGATGATCAAACTCTCATTCTGGCTGGTGTAATCGATGAGCGGGATTTAGTGGAAACGTCTAAGGTTCCTCTCCTCGGTGATATTCCCATCTTGGGTTCGCTTTTTAGAAGTACTAATCGTCTTAATAGTCGTCGAGAATTACTGTTTATCATTACCCCTCAAATTGTGGATGATTCTCAAAATGCAACTTGGGGTTATGGTTATGTTCCTAGTGAGACGGCCAGAGAACTTTTGGGTAATGAAAATTTCCCGACGGATGATGATTAA
- a CDS encoding DUF3531 family protein, whose product MEIQFREFNPFDLWMWIEFESVPSRNETQYVEELFDSWFYLGKLGGFNAENLQIQDTGVEVSYLEYDHDYAGNAMMAPMHNMGDWEYLGMWGRCWFDLGTSDLVALDILANAMTQLSKDFVPMKRLVIGGENPDWPIEQEESASNGWYE is encoded by the coding sequence ATGGAAATTCAGTTTCGAGAGTTTAACCCGTTTGATTTATGGATGTGGATTGAGTTTGAAAGTGTGCCTTCTCGCAATGAAACCCAGTATGTGGAAGAGCTGTTTGATTCTTGGTTTTATCTCGGCAAATTAGGTGGATTTAATGCCGAAAATCTCCAGATTCAAGATACGGGGGTGGAGGTGAGCTATCTGGAGTACGACCATGACTATGCTGGTAATGCGATGATGGCACCGATGCACAATATGGGTGACTGGGAATATCTCGGTATGTGGGGACGTTGTTGGTTTGACCTGGGCACGAGCGACCTTGTTGCCCTTGATATTCTCGCAAATGCCATGACTCAGCTGAGTAAGGATTTTGTGCCGATGAAACGTCTGGTCATTGGTGGCGAAAATCCTGATTGGCCGATTGAGCAAGAAGAATCTGCTAGTAATGGTTGGTATGAGTAG
- a CDS encoding ABC transporter substrate-binding protein yields MFKRWFLGVAVGVSVMAIAGCGSSPQTNSAGSSDAPEVEFWTMQLQPKFTEYFNTLISEFEAGQSGLSVRWVDVPWSAMESKVLTAVSAKTAPDVVNLNPNFASQLASKNAWLNLDTVLTQEMRDRYLPKIWEANQIDGQTFGVPWYLTTRISFYNQDLFEQAGITAPPKTYEELAEVAAEVKANTGKYAFFATFVPGDSNEVLESMVQMGVTFTGEDGKAAFNTPAGIAAFRYWVDLYEQDLLPPEVLTQGHQHGIELYQAGETAIVNTSPEFIKTIQQNAPSIAAVSMPSDQITGSTGKKNVAVMNLVIPKDSPDQEAALEFALFVTNTENQLEFAKSANVLPSTVDAVEQYIAALEGESSENLISLARQVSARQLKDAEILIPAQKNLTQLQKFVYENLQAAMLGQKSVEQAVEDAAAAWDSLPR; encoded by the coding sequence ATGTTCAAACGTTGGTTTCTGGGGGTTGCGGTAGGTGTCAGTGTGATGGCGATCGCCGGTTGTGGTTCTTCGCCTCAGACAAATTCTGCTGGTTCTAGCGACGCACCGGAGGTGGAATTTTGGACAATGCAATTGCAACCGAAGTTTACGGAATATTTCAATACACTAATTTCCGAGTTTGAGGCTGGACAATCTGGGCTTTCTGTGCGTTGGGTGGATGTGCCTTGGTCGGCGATGGAAAGTAAGGTGTTAACGGCGGTTTCGGCAAAGACAGCGCCGGATGTGGTGAATCTCAATCCAAATTTTGCGTCTCAGCTTGCGAGTAAAAATGCTTGGCTCAATCTGGATACCGTGTTGACCCAAGAAATGCGCGATCGCTATTTACCAAAGATTTGGGAGGCGAATCAAATTGACGGGCAAACTTTTGGTGTGCCTTGGTATCTCACCACTCGTATTAGTTTTTATAATCAAGATTTATTTGAGCAAGCCGGCATTACCGCGCCTCCTAAAACCTACGAGGAGTTGGCTGAGGTTGCGGCTGAGGTAAAAGCAAATACGGGTAAATATGCCTTTTTTGCGACCTTTGTGCCGGGGGATTCTAATGAGGTTTTAGAGTCGATGGTGCAGATGGGGGTCACTTTCACTGGGGAGGATGGCAAAGCGGCTTTTAATACACCTGCAGGGATTGCGGCGTTCCGGTATTGGGTGGATTTGTATGAGCAGGATTTGTTGCCGCCGGAGGTCTTGACCCAAGGGCATCAGCATGGCATCGAGCTGTATCAAGCGGGTGAAACGGCAATTGTTAATACGTCGCCGGAGTTTATTAAGACGATTCAGCAGAATGCGCCAAGTATCGCGGCAGTGTCGATGCCTTCGGATCAGATTACGGGTTCGACGGGCAAAAAGAATGTGGCTGTGATGAATTTGGTGATTCCTAAGGATTCGCCAGATCAAGAGGCAGCTCTGGAGTTTGCATTGTTTGTGACGAATACGGAAAATCAGTTGGAATTTGCAAAGTCAGCGAATGTTCTACCGTCGACAGTAGACGCAGTAGAGCAGTACATTGCTGCTTTGGAAGGGGAATCGTCTGAAAATTTAATCAGTCTAGCTCGACAGGTCAGCGCCCGACAGCTTAAAGATGCGGAGATTTTGATTCCGGCTCAAAAGAATCTAACTCAGCTTCAAAAGTTTGTTTATGAAAATCTTCAGGCGGCGATGCTTGGGCAAAAATCTGTGGAACAGGCGGTAGAGGATGCGGCGGCGGCTTGGGATAGTTTGCCTCGGTGA
- a CDS encoding RibD family protein, translating into MSRPQLTAIVAMSVDGKIADRRRSPARFGSAVDKAHLEEQIAAMDAVIFGANTLRAYGTSLSIRKPQLLARRKRWGKPPQPIHFVCSASGAIAADLRFFEQPIPRGLITTPTGKQAWLTSEKFSQIIELDSCQNWLPVLNKLQNQGIKKIGLLGGGELIGSFVDQDLIDEYCITLCPLVLGSKMAPTWCGGSGFLEAFSTKLELLSTKVVASEIFIRYRVVR; encoded by the coding sequence ATGAGTAGGCCTCAACTAACGGCCATTGTGGCGATGAGTGTGGATGGGAAAATTGCTGATCGGCGGCGATCGCCCGCCCGTTTTGGGTCGGCGGTGGATAAGGCTCATTTGGAAGAACAAATTGCGGCGATGGATGCGGTGATTTTTGGGGCGAATACCCTGCGAGCCTATGGCACAAGTTTGTCCATTCGGAAGCCGCAGTTATTGGCACGAAGAAAACGATGGGGCAAACCTCCTCAACCGATTCATTTTGTTTGTTCTGCGTCTGGGGCGATCGCCGCTGATTTACGTTTTTTTGAGCAGCCAATCCCAAGGGGTTTAATTACAACGCCCACCGGAAAACAAGCTTGGCTAACTTCAGAAAAATTTTCCCAAATTATCGAGCTAGACTCATGTCAAAATTGGCTGCCTGTCTTAAATAAGTTACAAAACCAAGGCATCAAAAAAATTGGACTATTAGGCGGCGGTGAACTCATTGGGAGTTTTGTGGATCAAGATTTAATTGACGAATATTGCATCACCCTTTGCCCACTGGTGTTGGGCAGCAAAATGGCTCCAACCTGGTGCGGTGGTAGTGGTTTTCTGGAGGCATTCAGCACAAAACTAGAGCTACTGAGTACAAAAGTCGTCGCGTCAGAAATTTTTATTCGTTATCGGGTGGTGCGTTGA